The Lycium barbarum isolate Lr01 chromosome 9, ASM1917538v2, whole genome shotgun sequence genome has a segment encoding these proteins:
- the LOC132609498 gene encoding serine/arginine-rich splicing factor RSZ22-like isoform X1 translates to MSYTERDYYSEMSRVYVGNLDPRVTERELEDEFRTFGVIRSVWVARRPPGYAFIDFDDRRDAQDAIREIDGKNGWRVELSHNSRGERGGGRGGGRGRSGGSDLKCYECGESGHFARECRVRGAPGKRRSRSPPRYRRSPSYGRRSYSPRGRSPRRRSVSPRGRSYSRSPPPYRGRDEVPYSNGNGLRDRIRSRS, encoded by the exons ATGAGCTACACAGAAAGAG ATTATTATTCCGAGATGTCGAGAGTGTATGTTGGAAATCTTGATCCTAGGGTCACTGAAAGAGAACTAGAAGATGAATTCCGTACCTTTGGAGTTATAAGAAG TGTCTGGGTTGCAAGACGCCCACCTGGTTATGCTTTTATTGACTTTGATGACCGGAGAGATGCCCAAGATGCAATAAGGGAAATAGATG GTAAGAATGGATGGAGAGTGGAGCTCTCGCATAATTCTAGAGGAGAAAGGGGTGGGGGTCGTGGAGGAGGTCGTGGTCGCTCTGGAGGCTCTGATTTGAAGTGCTACGAGTGCGGTGAATCTGGTCATTTTGCTCGTGAATGCAGAGTGCGTGGAGCTCCTGGAAAACGTAGAAGTCGTAGCCCTCCTAGATATCGGAGGAGCCCAAGTTATGGTCGCAG GAGTTATAGTCCTCGTGGACGTTCCCCCAGACGTCGAAGTGTGTCGCCTCGTGGCCGTAGCTATAGCCGATCTCCTCCTCCATACCGTGGACGAGATGAAGTTCCTTATTCCAATGG AAATGGCCTCAGGGATCGAATCAGAAGCAGGAGCTGA
- the LOC132609498 gene encoding serine/arginine-rich splicing factor RSZ22-like isoform X2: protein MSRVYVGNLDPRVTERELEDEFRTFGVIRSVWVARRPPGYAFIDFDDRRDAQDAIREIDGKNGWRVELSHNSRGERGGGRGGGRGRSGGSDLKCYECGESGHFARECRVRGAPGKRRSRSPPRYRRSPSYGRRSYSPRGRSPRRRSVSPRGRSYSRSPPPYRGRDEVPYSNGNGLRDRIRSRS, encoded by the exons ATGTCGAGAGTGTATGTTGGAAATCTTGATCCTAGGGTCACTGAAAGAGAACTAGAAGATGAATTCCGTACCTTTGGAGTTATAAGAAG TGTCTGGGTTGCAAGACGCCCACCTGGTTATGCTTTTATTGACTTTGATGACCGGAGAGATGCCCAAGATGCAATAAGGGAAATAGATG GTAAGAATGGATGGAGAGTGGAGCTCTCGCATAATTCTAGAGGAGAAAGGGGTGGGGGTCGTGGAGGAGGTCGTGGTCGCTCTGGAGGCTCTGATTTGAAGTGCTACGAGTGCGGTGAATCTGGTCATTTTGCTCGTGAATGCAGAGTGCGTGGAGCTCCTGGAAAACGTAGAAGTCGTAGCCCTCCTAGATATCGGAGGAGCCCAAGTTATGGTCGCAG GAGTTATAGTCCTCGTGGACGTTCCCCCAGACGTCGAAGTGTGTCGCCTCGTGGCCGTAGCTATAGCCGATCTCCTCCTCCATACCGTGGACGAGATGAAGTTCCTTATTCCAATGG AAATGGCCTCAGGGATCGAATCAGAAGCAGGAGCTGA
- the LOC132609499 gene encoding probable sarcosine oxidase, which yields MENPMEVFDVIVIGAGIMGSCTAYEASKRNQKTLLLEQFDFLHHRGSSHGESRTIRATYPEEYYSKMALKSETLWREAEEEIGYKVYFKTSQFDLGPKDKKALQAVISSCEKNSISFRVVDRISVLEEFGGLINLPENWVGVVTEYGGVVKPTKAVSMFQALALKNGAFLKDNMEVVEIKKDGRGVLVSVKSGEVFWGKKCVVTVGPWMQKLVKSVTGVVLPIQPLETTVFYWKINEGFESKFTIENGFPTFASYGEPYIYGTPSLEFPGLIKIPMHGGRPCEPADRTWVPTLPLDPLKQWIQEKFGGLVDSTKPVMMQSCMYSVTSDEDFVIDFLGGEFGKDVVIGGGFSGHGFKMGPIVGKILADLVMEGEAKDEELMHFRIERFEKNPKGNLKNFDDQLSSAHSLS from the coding sequence atggagaatcCCATGGAAGTGTTTGATGTAATAGTAATTGGAGCAGGTATAATGGGTAGCTGCACAGCTTATGAAGCATCAAAACGTAACCAAAAAACACTCCTTTTAGAACAATTCGATTTCTTGCACCATCGTGGTTCTTCCCATGGCGAATCAAGAACCATCCGTGCCACTTACCCCGAAGAATACTACTCGAAAATGGCCTTAAAATCCGAAACCCTTTGGAGAGAAGCTGAAGAAGAAATAGGCTACAAAGTCTATTTCAAGACTTCACAATTTGATCTGGGACCTAAAGATAAAAAGGCTCTTCAAGCTGTTATATCAAGTTGTGAGAAAAACTCGATAAGTTTTCGTGTTGTTGATCGAATCAGTGTTCTTGAAGAATTTGGTGGATTGATTAACTTGCCTGAGAATTGGGTTGGTGTTGTTACTGAGTATGGTGGCGTTGTAAAGCCAACAAAAGCTGTGTCCATGTTTCAAGCACTTGCTCTAAAAAATGGAGCTTTCTTGAAAGATAACATGGAAGTAGTTGAAATCAAGAAAGATGGAAGGGGTGTTTTGGTTAGTGTGAAAAGTGGAGAGGTGTTTTGGGGTAAAAAATGTGTGGTGACAGTTGGTCCATGGATGCAAAAGTTGGTTAAAAGTGTGACAGGAGTTGTACTTCCAATTCAACCTTTGGAGACAACTGTTTTTTATTGGAAGATTAACGAAGGGTTTGAGTCAAAGTTCACTATTGAGAATGGTTTTCCAACTTTTGCGAGTTACGGTGAGCCGTACATATACGGAACACCGTCGCTCGAGTTCCCAGGATTGATTAAAATCCCAATGCACGGTGGGCGCCCGTGTGAGCCGGCTGATCGGACCTGGGTGCCCACCCTGCCCCTAGATCCGCTAAAGCAGTGGATCCAGGAGAAGTTCGGAGGGCTCGTGGACTCCACGAAGCCGGTCATGATGCAGTCGTGTATGTATTCTGTGACCTCGGATGAGGACTTTGTGATTGATTTTCTTGGTGGGGAGTTTGGGAAGGATGTGGTGATAGGTGGTGGATTTTCAGGGCATGGGTTCAAAATGGGACCTATTGTGGGGAAAATATTAGCTGATCTTGTTATGGAAGGAGAAGCAAAAGATGAGGAGTTGATGCACTTTAGAATTGAGAGATTTGAGAAAAATCCTAAAGGAAATTTGAAGAACTTTGATGATCAATTGAGTTCAGCTCATTCACTGTCTTAA